One genomic segment of Methanolinea mesophila includes these proteins:
- a CDS encoding GNAT family N-acetyltransferase, with protein sequence MPDCTIERLTERTFPDFLFLLERLAEYEHLDPPDEEGRVRLAADAFGDSPRFEGYLCRFNGQPVGYVTFYFTYSTFLARPTLFLEDLFVLEHYRGRGLGGRLFEFCRSEARNRGCGRMDWMVLTWNEPSIRFYEKIGASRLDWYTYRLDREKL encoded by the coding sequence ATGCCGGATTGCACCATAGAACGACTGACGGAACGCACCTTTCCGGATTTCCTGTTCCTGCTCGAACGGCTCGCCGAGTACGAACACCTCGACCCGCCCGACGAGGAGGGGCGAGTCAGACTTGCAGCGGACGCATTCGGTGATTCTCCGCGATTCGAAGGCTACTTGTGCAGGTTTAATGGACAACCCGTCGGGTATGTCACGTTCTACTTCACGTACTCCACGTTCCTCGCCCGCCCCACCCTGTTCCTCGAGGACCTCTTCGTTCTCGAACATTACAGAGGTAGGGGTCTCGGGGGACGGCTCTTCGAGTTCTGCCGGAGCGAGGCGCGAAATCGTGGGTGCGGGAGGATGGACTGGATGGTGCTCACCTGGAACGAGCCGTCCATCCGTTTTTACGAGAAGATCGGCGCATCAAGGCTGGACTGGTATACTTACCGGCTCGATCGCGAAAAATTATGA
- a CDS encoding diadenylate cyclase: MSRERTPASGLRLLLTALCVILLVLPGIVLAENVTNTTPTGEVTTVATTAIPPPTETPAVYPDPPPYLVLGVPVVDNLTCTMYGVAAPGSGNVTIENIRWDWGDSQTPEYHGFPYSHFYSGAGVYTLTITALQSDGQETARNVTVTIAQPVVPATTPVATVSGTATVTPTQTTEGPGPGIPVSPPVLTLLEPVVDGMNVTVNGNLNPGSPGTVITIVNVDWNDGNTTTSPDLPVTYRYSTPGTYTIAITGTQSDGLSTTKRITLEIRNQTTGSPGPTPGSPPPTDQPIFVIILVTAIVVVVVGAIFQQILHRRRGPPAMPENHGGFTPRTGPLPKNIPSLEVLETLCTGTDVSPEVLDAVVRTAVEISREGREGKAVGTSFVVGDTGNVLDHSRQFVLNPFHGHNEAERRITDVGIRGHIKEFAQLDGAFIVTGSGVVEAAGRYITVDVSQVNLPGGLGSRHSSVAGITRVTRSIGVVVSQSGGLITLFRDGKIVYTIKS, encoded by the coding sequence ATGAGCCGGGAAAGAACGCCAGCATCCGGGTTACGGCTGCTGCTCACCGCACTATGCGTCATCCTTCTCGTACTGCCGGGTATCGTGCTCGCAGAGAACGTTACGAACACTACGCCAACCGGTGAAGTGACAACCGTTGCGACAACGGCCATACCTCCCCCGACCGAGACTCCCGCGGTATATCCCGACCCGCCGCCCTACCTCGTGCTCGGTGTTCCAGTCGTGGACAACCTTACCTGCACGATGTACGGGGTCGCGGCCCCGGGCTCCGGAAACGTGACCATCGAGAATATCCGGTGGGACTGGGGCGACAGCCAGACGCCGGAATACCACGGGTTCCCGTACTCGCACTTTTACTCCGGTGCCGGGGTATATACCCTCACGATCACCGCGCTCCAGTCCGACGGGCAGGAGACCGCGAGGAATGTCACGGTCACCATAGCGCAGCCTGTCGTCCCGGCAACCACCCCCGTCGCCACGGTCTCAGGTACGGCGACGGTCACCCCGACACAGACTACGGAGGGACCTGGTCCCGGGATCCCGGTGAGCCCGCCGGTCCTGACCCTCCTCGAGCCGGTGGTCGACGGGATGAACGTCACCGTGAACGGGAACCTTAACCCGGGTTCCCCGGGGACGGTCATCACGATAGTGAACGTCGACTGGAATGACGGGAATACGACGACCTCTCCCGACCTCCCGGTGACCTACCGGTACTCCACCCCGGGGACCTACACCATCGCCATCACCGGGACCCAGTCGGACGGGCTCTCGACCACCAAGAGGATCACCCTCGAGATCCGGAACCAGACGACCGGGTCGCCCGGGCCGACCCCCGGGTCCCCGCCGCCGACGGACCAGCCGATATTCGTGATAATCCTGGTCACCGCCATCGTGGTCGTCGTGGTCGGGGCGATCTTCCAGCAGATCCTGCACAGGAGAAGGGGACCGCCCGCAATGCCGGAGAACCACGGGGGGTTCACCCCGCGGACTGGGCCTCTCCCCAAGAACATCCCCTCTCTCGAGGTGCTGGAGACCCTGTGCACCGGGACCGACGTATCGCCCGAGGTCCTCGACGCAGTCGTCCGGACGGCGGTGGAGATCTCCCGGGAAGGACGGGAGGGCAAGGCGGTGGGGACCTCGTTCGTGGTCGGCGACACCGGGAACGTGCTGGACCATTCACGACAGTTTGTCTTGAACCCGTTCCACGGCCACAACGAGGCCGAGCGCCGGATCACCGACGTGGGCATCAGGGGACATATCAAGGAGTTCGCCCAGCTCGACGGTGCGTTCATCGTCACCGGTTCCGGAGTGGTGGAGGCCGCCGGCCGGTATATCACCGTGGACGTGAGCCAGGTGAACCTTCCCGGCGGGCTGGGATCGCGTCATTCGTCGGTCGCGGGGATCACGCGGGTCACCAGGTCGATAGGGGTGGTCGTCTCCCAGAGCGGGGGGCTCATCACTCTCTTCCGGGACGGGAAGATCGTGTACACGATCAAGTCGTGA
- a CDS encoding SRPBCC domain-containing protein, whose translation MAQSPPAKEKSRDKDLTITRIFNAPRDLVWMVWTEPEFVMRWWGPEGFTSPVARIDFRVGGKYLYCMRSPECEDFWSTGEYREIVPLERIVATDSFSDEMGNILPAAHYGMTGIWPKELLVTVTLEEHDGGKTKFTLVHTGIPPGDSVESARAGWNGSFDKLDRLLDEAVSRTGKTLLVAIPGRQDAYMTRVFDAPRERVFRAITDPDLITQWWAPARYTIEVEKMEVKPGGMWRYLNRDAEGNESWFHGVYHDVTPGRIVETFEYEGMPGHVLLGIETLEELDGGRTKLTSRSVFESVADRDGMLESGMREGGVETLDRLAKLVEMK comes from the coding sequence ATGGCACAATCGCCTCCGGCCAAAGAAAAATCCCGCGATAAAGACCTTACCATCACGCGTATCTTCAATGCGCCCCGCGATCTGGTCTGGATGGTCTGGACCGAGCCCGAGTTCGTCATGAGGTGGTGGGGGCCCGAGGGGTTCACCTCCCCGGTCGCCCGGATCGACTTCCGGGTCGGCGGGAAGTACCTCTATTGCATGCGGTCACCGGAGTGCGAGGACTTCTGGAGCACGGGGGAGTACCGCGAGATCGTCCCGCTCGAACGGATTGTTGCCACCGACAGTTTCTCCGACGAGATGGGCAACATCCTCCCCGCGGCGCACTACGGGATGACCGGGATCTGGCCGAAGGAACTGCTGGTGACGGTCACCCTCGAGGAGCATGACGGGGGGAAGACGAAGTTCACCCTGGTCCACACCGGGATCCCTCCCGGAGATTCCGTCGAATCCGCCCGGGCGGGATGGAACGGGTCCTTCGACAAGCTGGACCGGCTGCTCGACGAGGCCGTGTCCCGGACCGGAAAGACCCTGCTCGTGGCGATACCGGGAAGGCAGGACGCCTATATGACCCGGGTCTTCGATGCCCCCCGGGAGCGGGTATTCAGGGCGATAACGGACCCGGACCTCATCACGCAGTGGTGGGCGCCGGCGCGGTACACTATCGAGGTGGAAAAAATGGAGGTGAAGCCTGGCGGTATGTGGAGGTACCTGAACCGGGACGCGGAGGGGAACGAGTCCTGGTTCCACGGAGTATACCATGACGTCACCCCGGGGAGGATCGTGGAGACGTTCGAGTACGAGGGGATGCCCGGCCACGTCCTGCTGGGGATCGAGACCCTCGAGGAGCTGGACGGCGGGAGGACGAAGCTGACCTCGAGGTCGGTCTTCGAGTCGGTCGCGGACCGGGACGGGATGCTCGAGTCCGGGATGAGGGAGGGGGGAGTCGAGACCCTCGACCGGCTCGCGAAACTGGTTGAAATGAAGTAG
- a CDS encoding VOC family protein yields MPNIAYFQIPADDVARARKFYRTLLGWAIEPDTTLEDTSLEWQNVVTGEPEEGTMNMGGIYKRMGPSPIMNFVKVGDIDPLLAKVEKLGGKIMMPKSGIRNVGLVAVIQDTEGNAIGLWKPEQG; encoded by the coding sequence ATGCCAAACATCGCGTATTTCCAGATCCCGGCCGACGACGTGGCCAGGGCCAGGAAGTTCTACAGGACGCTCCTCGGCTGGGCGATCGAGCCGGATACCACACTCGAAGATACGTCGCTCGAGTGGCAGAATGTCGTCACCGGCGAGCCCGAGGAAGGGACCATGAACATGGGCGGGATCTACAAGCGGATGGGGCCCTCCCCGATCATGAACTTCGTGAAGGTCGGGGATATAGACCCGCTCCTCGCGAAGGTGGAGAAACTCGGCGGGAAGATCATGATGCCGAAGAGCGGGATCAGGAACGTGGGCCTCGTCGCGGTCATCCAGGACACCGAGGGCAACGCGATCGGCCTCTGGAAACCGGAGCAGGGGTGA